In Cydia pomonella isolate Wapato2018A chromosome 27, ilCydPomo1, whole genome shotgun sequence, a single genomic region encodes these proteins:
- the LOC133532351 gene encoding zinc finger protein 699-like, with product MSSVKKTGGKRPAKQISNVFCCRACLATEGKLVNMLEHKLVGEFFRVTGIVVTEKDRLPLHLCVWCAALMQRCAAFRGKCLRANELLLPLKGELTTDTVCAMDRLANRLVDLTRTNIEVDSIDGLGMPLVVEQPIATDEVKKALYMEIQSFNENEIKINVVKDDKIEEINETEDMFDVEYLDTFEDDIYENTPTKSEAILNENVEVNMNKSETRNRNLNTSMGMKRQRNNNYTGDDEVDSAGRRKKKLRSAENGFLPTVNMEEFKKAFNVDVEILTHEEQLAEIEARRGTAEYAAAPHPCAPCGRRFTSEDAYRHHKLKHDRKEPYVCPVCTIRFHRKGKLWMHLDTHRIKYVCRECGFVSRTRHQARQHHLFHAGKIYTCKYCGKEFRKVSTYLGHVRQRHKTLNVACDMCGETFINDMGLRMHKSYVHGVQKLRKKYRECKTCSVTFISEDALKKHQEAGVHKDGGEHAEMSPCVQCGENFHTEDALKEHADAEHPSCNVCKSTFLNAESYDVHILRKHLGQGDSQNEKRHAANRRALALGLAPPYRFRSRHPQKPIPKEKYDKCCEHCGQMFANSFTLRNHVRKHTGERPFACDNCPKRFDSKGKLVCHMTVHSGEKPYKCELCDILFTRKGNLQKHVRIVHMGIRKNSDCDICGRVFTTPSTMRMHVRTVHNGEPWPKRAPRKKKPQTYIIEEAIEEIHTNSQDEHIEDIIEEIETEVIY from the exons ATGAGTTCTGTAAAGAAAACTGGCGGCAAACGTCCGGCAAAGCAAATTAGCAATGTGTTTTGTTGTCGAGCTTGTCTCGCGACTGAAGGAAAGCTAGTCAACATGCTTGAGCATAAACTTGTTGGAGAGTTCTTCCGTGTTACAGGGATTGTT GTAACTGAGAAGGACAGGCTTCCCCTGCACTTATGCGTTTGGTGCGCTGCTCTCATGCAGCGCTGCGCTGCGTTCAGAGGCAAGTGCCTCCGGGCCAACGAGTTACTGCTGCCTTTGAAGGGAGAA ttgactacagaCACCGTTTGTGCCATGGATCGCTTGGCCAACCGACTAGTTGACCTGACTCGAACTAACATCGAAGTTGACAGTATAGACGGTCTAGGCATGCCACTTGTTGTAGAGCAACCTATAGCAACGGATGAAGTAAAGAAAGCATTGTATATGGAAATACAAAGTTTCAACGAAAACGAGATTAAGATTAACGTTGTAAAAGACGataaaatagaagaaataaATGAGACTGAGGACATGTTTGATGTTGAATATCTTGATACATTTGAAGatgatatttatgaaaatacacCGACAAAAAGTGAAGCCATCTTAAATGAGAATGTAGAAGTTAACATGAATAAGAGTGAGACAAGGAatagaaatttaaatacatCTATGGGAATGAAGAGACagagaaataataattatacaggAGATGATGAAGTTGATAGTGCAGGTAGAAGAAAGAAGAAATTGAGGTCTGCAGAGAACGGTTTTTTGCCGACAGTGAATATGGAAGAATTTAAGAAAGCCTTTAATGTGGACgttgaaatattaacacac GAGGAGCAGCTGGCCGAGATAGAGGCGCGGCGCGGCACGGCGGAGTACGCGGCGGCGCCGCACCCGTGCGCGCCGTGCGGGCGCCGCTTCACGTCCGAGGACGCCTACAGACATCACAAGCTCAAACATGATAGG AAAGAACCATATGTATGTCCGGTGTGCACGATCCGTTTCCACAGAAAAGGCAAACTGTGGATGCATTTGGACACACATCGCATCAAGTATGTGTGCAGGGAGTGCGGGTTCGTGTCCCGGACGAG GCACCAGGCGCGGCAACACCACTTGTTTCACGCCGGCAAAATATACACGTGCAAGTACTGCGGGAAAGAGTTCAG GAAGGTATCGACGTACCTGGGTCACGTTCGCCAGCGACACAAGACGCTGAACGTAGCGTGCGACATGTGTGGAGAGACCTTTATCAACGACATGGGCCTGCGCATGCACAAGTCGTACGTTCACGGCGTGCAGAAG CTGCGAAAGAAGTATCGAGAATGCAAGACCTGCTCAGTGACGTTCATCAGCGAAGACGCCTTGAAGAAGCATCAGGAAGCAGGAGTTCATAAAGATGGTGGagaacatgctgagatgagtcCGTGCGTGCAGTGCGGGGAAAACTTCCATACTGAGGACGCATTGAAGGAACATGCGGACGCGGAGCACCCAAGCTGCAACGTG TGCAAGTCGACATTCCTGAACGCGGAGTCCTACGACGTGCACATCCTGCGCAAGCATCTCGGCCAGGGCGACTCGCAGAACGAAAAGAGACACGCCGCCAACCGTCGTGCGCTGGCCCTCGGCCTGGCGCCGCCCTACCGGTTCCGGAGCCGGCACCCGCAGAAGCCAATCCCGAAAGAAAAATATGATAAGTGCTGCGAGCACTGCGGGCAGATGTTTGCG AACTCCTTCACTCTCCGCAATCACGTGCGGAAACACACGGGCGAGCGGCCGTTCGCCTGCGACAATTGCCCGAAGCGCTTCGATTCGAAAGGGAAATTAGTG TGCCACATGACAGTGCACAGCGGGGAGAAGCCCTACAAGTGCGAGCTATGCGACATCCTCTTCACCAGGAAGGGCAATCTGCAGAAACATGTCCGCATC GTGCATATGGGCATCCGCAAAAATTCCGATTGTGACATCTGCGGTCGCGTGTTCACAACACCGTCCACCATGAGGATGCACGTCCGCACCGTCCACAATGGCGAGCCGTGGCCTAAACGCGCTCCGAGGAAGAAAAAGCCACAAACATATATTATAGAAGAGGCTATAGAAGAGATACATACAAATTCACAAGATGAACATATAGAAGACATTATAGAAGAAATAGAAACAGAGGTAATATATTAA
- the LOC133532350 gene encoding zinc finger protein 184-like produces the protein MQQHCPLSTNIVRSVDRASNKLLLDFTIDKDLKIIHMIHEDDSDIKKCTRQDQEKTIDKDDTDGLTDVLEDFEEITKTLNDDVDLDLSDNELDINDGSPFIDRAKSFNVEELFRGKSNNDLNDISSKNITNDIGDIISKAFKGKDKVCIKKSNNNVNNLIAVNNEDTSSTFRDAEEVLKANINDLPSDYTFNDVSMNANYLNDNDSNLVDTFNNFILDHDYLDEKFLLETGDSDFIKKHVICKKTDEDSLLREIIPNMTKKDKTVIFKERDTTTNKKIIKPVKNLLQLKLINKRAELNKCKDISEASNNKNDKTLKIEDNSTTNDDKSRSKPIITKPELPIDDNIKTELSKEFIKFGSDFNFRIFELSKEEQLEELQKKREGVLYSNAPYKCVNCAKGFKTMTTYENHLKVHQPSYGSFSCDICHSRHKSEARRRRHADTHRFKYCCTRCEVVARTRERAEAHFLWHAGKTFSCQHCGEQFGKVSTHLSHIRLQHPAACVWCAQCGAPFVGALGLRQHVRRRHPTVANSEDSVELYCFTCRMQFQNSEAYLRHKEASGASCRSDLRFCASCGDSFESEQALMQHRKLHADAPVQCHMCPAWFLTAHSRETHYLRAHLGASTPRAAPRNPRPRRLAVKKPAMCELCGKKYHSAAALSYHQRSHTGEKPFACTRCPKSFALNHSLQAHIRTHTGERPYRCSRCPRAFLNANNLARHKKTVHLGQKQYSRCAVCRRWLSSPSAARLHAAAVHGATHNAS, from the exons ATGCAACAGCATTGTCCG CTCAGTACGAACATAGTTCGCAGCGTAGATAGAGCATCGAACAAGCTCCTTCTTGATTTCACAATCGACAAAGACTTAAAAATCATCCATATGATACATGAAGACGATAGCGATATAAAGAAATGTACCCGCCAGGATCAAGAAAAAACTATTGATAAAGATGACACAGACGGACTTACAGATGTTCTAGAAGATTTCGAAGAAATAACTAAAACGTTAAATGATGATGTAGATCTTGATTTAAGTGATAATGAATTGGACATAAATGATGGAAGCCCTTTTATAGACAGAGCTAAAAGCTTTAATGTCGAAGAATTGTTTAGAGGAAAAAGCAATAATGATTTAAATGACATCAGCAGTAAGAATATTACTAATGATATTGGAGACATTATCAGCAAAGCTTTTAAAGGGAAAGataaagtttgtattaaaaaatcgaataataatgtaaataatcttaTTGCTGTAAATAATGAAGATACTAGTAGCACGTTTCGTGATGCGGAAGAAGTGCTTAAGGCAAATATTAATGATCTACCATCAGATTACACATTTAATGATGTTTCAATGAATGctaattatttaaatgataatgATTCAAATCTAGTTGACACTTTCAACAATTTTATTCTAGACCACGACTATTTAGACGAGAAATTTCTACTTGAAACTGGTGATtctgattttattaaaaaacatgtcatttgtaagaaaactgatgAAGATTCTTTACTTAGAGAGATAATACCTAATATGACCAAGAAAGACAAAACTGTTATCTTCAAAGAACGAGATACTACTACCAATAAGAAAATCATCAAACCGGTTAAAAATCTTTTACAActtaaacttattaataaaaGAGCTGAACTTAACAAGTGCAAAGATATTTCAGAAGCatccaataataaaaatgacaaaacaTTGAAAATTGAAGATAATTCAACAACAAACGATGATAAATCTAGATCCAAACCAATAATAACCAAACCAGAACTACCAATCGATGATAACATTAAAACAGAATTGTctaaagaatttataaaatttggATCTGACTTTAACTTTAGGATCTTCGAGCTAAGCAAAGAAGAGCAGTTGGAAGAATTGCAGAAGAAGAGAGAAGGAGTACTGTATTCAAACGCACCGTACAAATGTGTTAATTGTGCGAAAGGCTTCAAGACAATGACAACGTATGAGAACCATTTAAAAGTGCATCAACCG AGTTACGGGTCATTCTCGTGTGACATCTGCCACTCGCGGCACAAGTCCGAGGCCCGCCGACGCCGCCACGCCGACACGCATCGCTTCAAGTACTGCTGCACGCGCTGCGAGGTCGTTGCTAGAACCAG GGAGCGGGCGGAGGCGCACTTCCTCTGGCACGCCGGCAAGACGTTCTCGTGCCAGCACTGCGGCGAGCAGTTCGG CAAGGTTTCAACGCACCTATCGCACATACGTCTGCAGCACCCGGCCGCGTGCGTGTGGTGCGCGCAGTGCGGGGCTCCCTTCGTGGGAGCGCTGGGGCTGCGCCAGCACGTGCGCCGCAGGCACCCTACT GTGGCCAATAGCGAGGACTCTGTGGAGTTGTACTGCTTCACCTGCCGCATGCAGTTCCAGAACTCAGAGGCCTATCTTCGGCACAAGGAGGCGTCAGGGGCCAGCTGTCGTTCTGATCTACG tttttgcGCCTCATGCGGCGACAGCTTCGAGTCTGAACAGGCGCTGATGCAGCATCGTAAACTGCATGCAGACGCCCCAGTCCAGTGCCATATG TGTCCTGCTTGGTTCTTAACCGCGCACTCCCGCGAGACGCACTACCTGCGCGCGCACCTCGGCGCGTCCacgccccgcgccgcgccgcggaacccccgcccccgccgcctGGCCGTCAAGAAACCCGCCATGTGCGAGCTTTGCGGAAAGAAATACCAT TCCGCAGCCGCCCTGTCGTACCACCAGCGCTCACACACGGGCGAGAAACCATTCGCCTGCACGCGATGCCCGAAAAGCTTCGCTCTCAACCACTCACTGCAG gCGCACATTCGCACACACACCGGGGAGCGCCCGTACCGCTGCTCGCGATGCCCGCGCGCGTTCCTCAACGCCAACAACCTAGCGCGCCACAAGAAAACT GTACACCTGGGCCAGAAGCAGTACTCCCGCTGCGCGGTGTGCCGGCGCTGGCTGTCGTCGCCGAGCGCCGCGCGCCTGCACGCCGCCGCCGTGCACGGCGCGACTCACAACGCCAGCTAG
- the LOC133532356 gene encoding gastrula zinc finger protein XlCGF46.1-like, translating into METRADFGRMSPARVKEEVDTDLLEMPLIKEEPAFLDEKECVKEECEDSTDGYGVSETAIPNLYAEHEVKDELVLGPERPHRPTVGLVVRAPTIMSSAAVSDRGRSCAVRLERLLPDAARRSCRVGRRTYKLRAAEPAAAASYQCHHCGERFTNKSVLKKHVHTHSPLHNAAVGDYGLERHQILHGGKKLYKKTHVIIQTGEKPFGCHCGYKSSLKSNLRRHLMTHTDEKPFRCSHCGQGFSRKAHLQTHLMSHTGEKPFTCSRCAYKCRTKTGLRTHVMSHTGEKPFSCSHCSHKCKRKVDLQAHLITHTDQKPFTCSHCAYKCKRKADLRTHVMSHTGEKPFSCSHCSYKCKRNVDLQAHLMIHTGQKPFRCSHCGFKCRRKTHLRSHLVTHRAL; encoded by the exons ATGGAGACAAGAGCTGACTTTGGCCGCATGTCGCCGGCGCGCGTGAAGGAAGAGGTAGACACGGACCTGTTGGAAATGC CCCTTATTAAGGAGGAACCAGCATTCTTGGATGAAAAGGAGTGTGTGAAGGAGGAGTGTGAGGACAGTACAGATGGGTATGGCGTGAGCGAGACAGCCATACCTAACCTGTACGCCGAGCACGAGGTCAAGGACGAGCTCGTGCTGGGGCCGGAGCGCCCGCATCGCCCCACAGTCGGCCTGGTAGTGAGAG CGCCCACTATTATGTCCTCTGCTGCGGTGTCGGATCGGGGACGCTCGTGCGCGGTCAGGCTGGAGCGCCTGCTGccggacgcggcgcggcgcagctgCCGGGTCGGGCGCCGCACGTACAAGCTGCGCGCCGCcgagcccgccgccgccgccagctATCAGTGCCACCATTGCGGCGAACGGTTCACGAACAAGTCGGTTTTAAAGAAACACGTACACACTCACTCACCTTTACATAACGCAGCCGTTGGGGATTATGGGTTAGAACGACATCAGATTCTGCACGGGGGCAAAAAACTGTATAAAAAGACTCACGTGATTATACAGACAGGTGAAAAGCCTTTCGGGTGTCACTGTGGCTACAAGTCTAGTTTGAAATCAAATTTACGGAGACACCTGATGACTCACACAGACGAGAAGCCTTTCAGGTGTAGCCACTGTGGCCAGGGGTTTAGCAGAAAAGCACATTTACAGACTCACCTGATGTCTCACACTGGCGAGAAGCCTTTCACGTGCAGCCGCTGTGCCTACAAGTGTAGAACAAAAACAGGTTTACGTACTCATGTGATGAGTCACACTGGCGAGAAGCCTTTCAGTTGTAGCCACTGTAGCCACAAGTGTAAAAGAAAAGTAGATTTACAAGCTCACCTGATTACTCACACTGACCAGAAGCCTTTCACGTGCAGCCACTGTGCCTACAAGTGTAAAAGAAAAGCAGATTTACGTACTCACGTGATGAGTCACACTGGCGAGAAGCCTTTCAGTTGTAGCCACTGTAGCTACAAGTGTAAAAGAAATGTAGATTTACAAGCTCACCTGATGATTCACACTGGCCAGAAGCCTTTCAGGTGTAGCCACTGTGGCTTCAAATGTAGAAGAAAAACACATTTACGGAGTCACCTGGTAACTCACAGAGCCTTATAG